One Rubritalea squalenifaciens DSM 18772 genomic region harbors:
- the hisF gene encoding imidazole glycerol phosphate synthase subunit HisF, translated as MLAKRIIPCLDVTDGRVVKGTNFVDLIDAGDPVECAIAYNEQQADELVFLDITASSDERKTMVDVVRRTAEHVFIPLTVGGGIRKVEDMREMLMAGADKVGVNTAAVVNPGLVDEGANAFGSQCIVVAIDAKREGPGKWGVYTHGGRKPVGLDVVEWAKEIYNRGAGEILLTSMDGDGTKAGYDVELTAAVSEAVGIPVIASGGAGNLQHMVDVLEQGKADAVLAASIFHFGQHTVAEAKAYFAEKGIPVRPITK; from the coding sequence ATGCTCGCTAAGCGGATTATCCCATGTCTCGACGTCACTGACGGACGAGTAGTGAAAGGCACGAATTTCGTTGATCTCATCGATGCGGGGGATCCCGTGGAGTGTGCGATTGCTTATAACGAGCAACAGGCAGACGAGCTGGTATTCCTGGACATCACGGCTTCCAGTGATGAGCGTAAAACGATGGTCGATGTCGTCCGCCGCACTGCCGAGCACGTCTTTATTCCTCTGACCGTGGGGGGAGGTATCCGCAAGGTAGAGGATATGCGCGAAATGCTGATGGCTGGAGCCGACAAGGTAGGAGTTAATACGGCAGCTGTAGTTAATCCCGGACTGGTCGACGAAGGGGCCAATGCCTTCGGGAGCCAGTGTATTGTCGTCGCCATTGATGCCAAGCGAGAGGGGCCTGGGAAGTGGGGAGTCTATACCCATGGTGGCCGCAAGCCTGTAGGGCTGGACGTGGTCGAGTGGGCCAAGGAAATCTACAATCGTGGTGCCGGTGAGATTCTACTTACCAGCATGGATGGAGATGGTACTAAGGCTGGCTATGATGTTGAACTGACTGCTGCAGTCAGTGAGGCTGTGGGGATTCCTGTGATTGCCAGTGGCGGGGCGGGGAATCTGCAGCACATGGTCGATGTGCTTGAGCAAGGCAAGGCAGATGCCGTGCTTGCGGCGAGTATCTTCCACTTTGGTCAGCACACGGTTGCTGAAGCTAAAGCCTATTTTGCCGAGAAAGGTATTCCGGTTAGGCCGATCACCAAGTAA
- a CDS encoding DEAD/DEAH box helicase, whose translation MKHITDYLNTSSWTGQFERGVVMAGTKMARGRCVTSVTGEFLPTGDVELVAQIMDKTGHQHESILAFWMENGELQLDASCSCDVRSNCVHCACGLEYLSKGERLFIAFGETPHTENISEGKNLTSIESQKPAPSASSGGPSFLIRIERRPNDKTLNYLPEIYAQPYAVYGKHQVPLEPSGNLRPIVTPEQKIIRKREAEMVALQTLYALDLLPLKKNENFDQLHDEQEEPTATHFLKTAKQSTSHIAPPWGVNKKEWPHPDFYWQRFRHEATPALESRGWEVKYSPHVALKPLVFRTDTWKAEMVEEAKGWFHLSAGFEIDGEQFELQPILAALLENNFMEVTEGMPKGQEFMIFLPDGRGLVLPVGRFRHILKTLGEILEFKFTDGPIKMSKLDAALLEADPEIEVAAPDDIEQIAERILSPQKIENITPPDSLQATLREYQQEGFCWMQFLARSGFCGILADDMGLGKTLQTITHILTEKESGQSKGHPTLVLAPTSVVVNWQREAAKFAPTLSVLILQGPDRHQHFSRINEYDLVLTSYALIHRDLEQHLPIHYHLIALDEAQHIKNAAAQTSQAVRELSSTHRLCLSGTPIENNLGELWSLFAFLMPGLLGTQTQFTETYRSPIEKNHDEEKRNQLNRKVGPLILRRTKHDVAKELPPKTEILHTISLTEEQKDLYETVRSAMDKQVRQAIIARGGQAQIVFLDALLKLRQICCHPSLLKGEDDEAKRYEKLDYHASAKFSYLIELLETLRAEGHRVLIFSQFTSMLSIIEDYLNEESIEYLILTGATKDRQDLVERFQSGEGEVFLISLKAGGTGLTLTGASTVIHYDPWWNPAAENQATDRAYRIGQDKAVFVHKLICQDTVEERIQDMQSKKNTLADNILDGSTQTIDLNEQTMHSLLS comes from the coding sequence ATGAAACACATTACGGACTACCTGAACACCTCGTCTTGGACGGGGCAGTTTGAACGAGGCGTAGTTATGGCTGGCACGAAGATGGCTCGAGGTCGCTGTGTCACCTCGGTGACTGGTGAATTTCTGCCAACGGGTGACGTCGAGCTCGTTGCCCAGATCATGGACAAGACAGGTCACCAGCATGAGTCCATCCTCGCATTCTGGATGGAGAACGGAGAGCTCCAGCTCGACGCCTCTTGCTCCTGTGATGTCCGGAGTAACTGCGTGCATTGCGCCTGTGGCTTGGAATACCTCAGTAAAGGGGAACGCCTCTTCATAGCCTTCGGCGAAACTCCGCACACCGAAAACATCAGCGAAGGAAAGAACCTAACAAGCATAGAAAGCCAGAAACCAGCCCCCTCAGCCTCAAGCGGAGGACCTAGCTTCCTCATTCGCATCGAAAGGCGCCCTAATGACAAAACCCTGAACTACCTTCCTGAGATTTACGCGCAGCCATACGCAGTCTACGGCAAGCACCAAGTTCCGCTGGAACCTTCAGGCAACCTCCGACCCATCGTCACCCCCGAACAAAAAATCATCAGGAAACGTGAGGCTGAAATGGTCGCCCTCCAGACTCTCTATGCGCTGGACCTGCTGCCGCTGAAGAAAAACGAAAACTTTGACCAATTACATGATGAACAGGAAGAGCCTACTGCCACTCACTTCCTGAAAACCGCCAAGCAGAGCACCTCGCATATCGCTCCACCATGGGGCGTGAACAAAAAGGAATGGCCGCACCCAGACTTTTATTGGCAGCGCTTCAGACACGAAGCTACTCCGGCGCTGGAATCCAGAGGCTGGGAGGTCAAGTACTCCCCTCATGTAGCCCTCAAGCCGCTGGTCTTCCGCACAGACACGTGGAAGGCTGAAATGGTCGAGGAGGCCAAAGGCTGGTTCCACCTCTCGGCAGGTTTCGAGATCGATGGCGAGCAGTTCGAACTGCAACCCATCCTAGCAGCACTGTTAGAAAACAACTTCATGGAGGTCACTGAAGGCATGCCAAAGGGACAGGAATTCATGATCTTTCTCCCCGATGGCCGAGGCCTCGTCCTCCCGGTTGGACGTTTCCGCCATATTTTGAAGACACTAGGGGAGATTCTTGAATTCAAGTTCACAGACGGCCCTATCAAGATGTCAAAGCTGGATGCAGCTCTGCTAGAGGCGGATCCCGAGATCGAAGTCGCAGCCCCGGATGACATCGAACAAATAGCCGAGCGTATCCTCTCCCCGCAGAAGATTGAAAACATCACCCCTCCCGACTCACTGCAGGCCACCCTGCGAGAGTATCAGCAGGAAGGCTTCTGCTGGATGCAGTTCCTCGCAAGAAGTGGGTTTTGTGGGATTCTAGCCGATGACATGGGCCTGGGTAAAACACTGCAAACCATCACCCACATTCTCACTGAGAAAGAGAGCGGCCAATCCAAAGGACATCCCACGCTAGTTCTCGCCCCCACCTCTGTGGTCGTCAACTGGCAACGTGAGGCCGCCAAGTTCGCCCCCACTCTGTCCGTGCTTATCCTGCAGGGACCTGACAGACATCAACACTTCTCCCGGATCAACGAGTACGACCTGGTACTCACATCCTATGCCCTCATACACCGCGACCTCGAGCAGCATTTGCCGATCCACTATCACCTGATCGCACTGGATGAAGCCCAGCACATCAAGAATGCCGCAGCCCAGACCTCTCAGGCGGTGCGCGAACTCAGCTCTACCCATCGCCTTTGCCTCTCAGGAACCCCGATCGAAAACAATCTCGGCGAACTCTGGAGTCTCTTCGCCTTCCTCATGCCCGGTCTGCTGGGAACGCAAACACAGTTCACCGAAACCTATCGCTCTCCGATCGAAAAAAATCACGACGAGGAAAAGCGCAACCAGCTCAACCGAAAAGTCGGCCCACTCATCCTGCGCCGCACGAAGCACGACGTTGCCAAGGAGCTCCCGCCAAAAACAGAGATTCTGCATACCATTTCACTCACAGAAGAGCAAAAGGACCTCTATGAAACCGTACGCTCGGCAATGGACAAGCAAGTGCGCCAGGCCATCATCGCACGCGGTGGCCAGGCTCAGATAGTCTTTCTAGATGCGCTCCTCAAGCTGCGCCAAATCTGCTGTCACCCATCTCTACTCAAGGGAGAGGATGATGAAGCCAAACGCTACGAGAAACTCGACTACCATGCATCCGCGAAGTTCAGCTATCTGATAGAGCTACTGGAAACCCTCAGGGCTGAAGGTCACCGTGTCCTGATCTTCTCCCAGTTCACCTCCATGCTCAGCATCATTGAAGACTATCTCAATGAGGAAAGCATCGAGTATCTCATCTTAACTGGAGCCACCAAAGACCGCCAAGATCTTGTCGAGCGTTTCCAATCCGGTGAAGGCGAAGTCTTCCTCATTTCCCTCAAAGCCGGTGGCACAGGACTCACCCTAACAGGTGCATCCACTGTCATCCATTACGATCCCTGGTGGAATCCTGCCGCAGAAAACCAAGCTACCGACCGAGCCTACCGGATTGGCCAGGACAAGGCCGTATTCGTTCACAAGCTTATCTGTCAAGATACCGTCGAGGAACGTATCCAGGACATGCAGTCGAAGAAAAACACTCTGGCTGACAACATCCTGGACGGCTCCACCCAGACCATTGACCTTAATGAGCAAACCATGCATTCGCTGCTTTCCTGA
- a CDS encoding DUF3147 family protein has translation MPIFLKYLITAAIVVAVSEFAKRSDKLGALIASLPMVTTIAMIWMFVELKGQTQVDKIANHSWYTFWYVLPTLPMFLVIPVMMRKGIHFGWVLATYCAGTMVLFVLLHLIMRRFGDGLM, from the coding sequence ATGCCGATCTTCCTGAAATACCTGATCACGGCTGCCATTGTTGTGGCAGTATCCGAGTTTGCCAAACGGAGTGACAAGCTGGGGGCTTTGATCGCCTCCTTGCCCATGGTCACGACGATTGCGATGATCTGGATGTTTGTCGAATTGAAGGGGCAAACCCAGGTGGACAAGATTGCGAACCATTCCTGGTACACGTTCTGGTACGTCCTGCCAACCTTGCCGATGTTTTTGGTGATTCCAGTCATGATGCGTAAAGGGATTCACTTTGGTTGGGTCTTGGCTACGTATTGTGCCGGTACGATGGTTCTTTTTGTGCTTCTGCACCTGATTATGCGCCGATTTGGCGATGGTCTGATGTAG
- a CDS encoding arylsulfatase encodes MKRITMRNRMAAFGAVMLAGLASFAQAAGEKPNIVFILADDLGYGELGCYGQEKIRTPHIDQLAKEGMKFNQHYTGAPVCAPARCVLMTGKSLARAEIRGNRDSGNGKKFPGQLPITADAVTIAEVLKEQGYTTGAFGKWGLGPSDTTGSPMKQGFDRYYGYNCQRNAHSYYPPFLDSDEGTVTINKNPIPGHKRQPKGEVKAEDYIAENYAPKLILDESLKFIDKNKDKPFFLYLPFVEPHVSIQSPQELIDTYPKEWDKDREYRGQNGYLPHPRPRAAYAAMITDLDRHVGAVMERLKKYGLDENTIVIFTSDNGPTHGGGDKRFNIGGADCEFFNSRGELKGYKGSCYEGGIRIPCVVKWPGKVKPGSETSFPSYFPDWFVTMAHIGGATLADKDQDGVDITPVLEGAASVKRDVPMIWDFHNYGGIVAIREGKWKAVRRNLLARKGKPAAWELYDIEADPAEKNDVASEHKDVVKQLEKVWLERRTIEPDFPVPFVDGKKELK; translated from the coding sequence ATGAAGAGAATTACTATGAGAAACAGAATGGCTGCCTTCGGTGCGGTCATGCTGGCGGGTCTGGCCAGTTTTGCCCAGGCAGCTGGTGAGAAGCCGAACATCGTATTCATCCTGGCCGATGACTTGGGCTATGGTGAGCTTGGCTGTTACGGGCAAGAGAAGATTAGGACTCCGCACATTGACCAGTTGGCGAAGGAGGGGATGAAATTCAACCAGCATTACACTGGAGCCCCGGTCTGTGCACCTGCACGCTGCGTGCTGATGACTGGCAAGAGCTTGGCCCGTGCGGAAATCCGCGGTAATCGTGACTCTGGTAATGGCAAGAAATTCCCGGGACAGTTACCGATCACGGCAGATGCCGTCACCATCGCGGAAGTGCTCAAAGAGCAGGGTTACACGACTGGTGCTTTCGGTAAGTGGGGCCTAGGCCCTTCAGATACCACAGGGTCACCCATGAAGCAGGGTTTTGACCGTTACTATGGTTACAACTGTCAGCGTAATGCACACAGCTATTATCCTCCCTTCCTGGATAGCGACGAGGGGACGGTGACGATCAACAAGAATCCGATCCCTGGACACAAGCGTCAGCCGAAAGGCGAAGTGAAGGCTGAGGACTACATCGCAGAGAACTATGCTCCTAAGCTCATTCTGGATGAGAGCCTCAAGTTCATCGATAAGAACAAGGACAAGCCATTCTTCCTCTATCTCCCTTTTGTGGAGCCACACGTTTCCATCCAGTCTCCACAGGAACTGATCGATACGTACCCTAAAGAGTGGGACAAGGATCGTGAGTATCGTGGACAGAACGGCTACCTTCCTCATCCCCGTCCGCGTGCAGCCTATGCGGCAATGATTACTGATCTGGACAGACATGTCGGAGCTGTCATGGAGCGGCTTAAAAAGTACGGTTTGGATGAGAACACCATCGTGATCTTTACCTCAGACAATGGACCGACTCACGGAGGCGGTGACAAGAGATTCAATATTGGTGGTGCTGACTGTGAGTTCTTCAATTCCCGAGGTGAACTCAAGGGGTACAAGGGAAGCTGCTATGAAGGTGGAATCCGTATTCCTTGTGTTGTGAAATGGCCGGGCAAAGTGAAGCCAGGATCCGAGACTTCCTTCCCGTCTTACTTCCCGGATTGGTTCGTGACCATGGCTCACATCGGTGGAGCCACTCTGGCGGACAAAGATCAGGATGGCGTGGATATCACCCCAGTGTTGGAAGGTGCAGCTTCAGTGAAGCGTGATGTGCCTATGATCTGGGACTTCCACAACTACGGTGGCATCGTGGCCATTCGTGAAGGTAAGTGGAAGGCGGTACGCAGAAACCTCCTTGCCAGGAAAGGTAAGCCTGCAGCGTGGGAGCTCTATGATATTGAGGCTGACCCAGCTGAGAAGAACGATGTCGCATCCGAACACAAGGATGTCGTCAAGCAACTCGAAAAGGTTTGGCTTGAGCGCCGTACGATTGAGCCTGATTTCCCAGTGCCGTTCGTGGATGGTAAGAAAGAGCTGAAGTAA
- a CDS encoding NlpC/P60 family protein produces MLKSRLKLQTLSWIGLIGGLILFLIIYNNPVNSKLATYLATAALATFWMSIIILTRKLRPLCSLLVIIPLAAGAIIAYAPMRKIKEDALRERYTRNLESYEGVEYHWGGETGKGIDCSGLPRKAYRLAMAEEGLIRANPALVRESILNWWHDSSALALMEEYRNYVKPLGIQGVLKELPTEQLLPGDLAITASGNHVIVYLGDDQWIQADPSAYKVHTLNAKKEQNPWFDTDVSMFRWSQFPSAVESK; encoded by the coding sequence ATGCTGAAGTCCCGCCTCAAGCTCCAGACTCTCTCATGGATTGGCCTGATTGGAGGCCTGATCCTCTTTCTCATCATCTACAACAACCCGGTAAACAGCAAATTGGCGACTTATCTCGCCACGGCGGCACTGGCCACCTTCTGGATGAGCATCATCATCCTGACTCGAAAGCTCCGCCCCCTCTGCTCTCTACTAGTCATTATCCCTCTGGCAGCAGGTGCTATCATCGCCTACGCGCCCATGAGAAAGATCAAGGAGGACGCCCTGAGGGAGCGCTACACCAGAAATCTGGAATCCTATGAGGGAGTCGAGTACCACTGGGGCGGCGAGACAGGAAAAGGCATTGATTGCTCGGGACTTCCGCGGAAGGCATATCGTTTAGCCATGGCTGAGGAAGGCCTGATTCGTGCCAATCCGGCTCTGGTAAGAGAATCGATCCTCAATTGGTGGCATGACTCCAGTGCGCTAGCTCTGATGGAGGAGTACCGAAACTATGTCAAACCACTTGGCATCCAGGGTGTACTTAAAGAGCTTCCTACAGAGCAGTTACTCCCCGGAGACCTCGCCATCACAGCCAGCGGTAACCACGTCATCGTTTATCTGGGGGATGACCAATGGATTCAAGCCGACCCGTCAGCCTACAAGGTTCATACTCTGAATGCAAAAAAGGAGCAGAATCCTTGGTTCGACACTGATGTCAGTATGTTCCGTTGGTCTCAGTTTCCGTCAGCGGTAGAGTCTAAATAG